Within the Gammaproteobacteria bacterium genome, the region AGGACTTCTTGGCCTGCTATTCACCCGCAGGGTCGTCCGCCGTACTTCCTGATCAACCTTCCGTGGTTGACCTGTCAGAAGGTTCTCACCGTATAGTAATAAAAACGAGGCAAGGATGCCCTTTTTCTATAGTCACCTCACCGTCATCGCTGGGTAGCCGCCAGTTGTTTTGCTCGCGCACCCTGTCCATTTCGCGTCTATAAATCCAAAATAAGCCTTGCCATTTCAACCTATAAAAAGCAGTTAGCCACAGAGTTCACAGAAAAAAAACGAGTGGGTTACCGTAAAATATTGCCCTCACCCGCTCGGTGATCAGAAATAAATTACGAGAATCCGTATCACTTCTGTGTTCTCTGTGGCTTGCATCTGCGGTTGTACTTAATCATCCCCTCTCCCCGCAAGCGGGGAGGGTTAGGTTCTGTTGACGTTTCATCTCAGCCACAAAAGTACCGCCGCAAAAGATAGCATTCCCATGTAATTAACAGCTTTTTTCTCATATCGAGTAGCAATCCGGCGATAATGCTTGAGCTTGCCAAACATGCATTCGACGGCATGTCGCTCCTTATAAAGCCAATAATCACAGTCAATTTTCTCTTTTCGGTTCGACTTCGGCGGAATCACAACCTCTATCCCACGCGCCTTTAACCACGCGCGCAGCTCGTTTGTGTCGTAGCCTTTATCCGCCAGAAGTGCTGATGTTTGGATGCCTTCCAGCAGCGGTATTGCGACCGTGCACTCCGCCGTTTGGCCACCCGTCAGAATGAATTCAATCGGCATGCCAAGTGCATCACAGGCCGCATGAATCTTACAGCTAAACCCACCTTTGGAGCGCCCCAGCGCTTCTTTTTCAGCCGAACTGCCCGCCGCGACTGCGGCACAGGCGTGCGCTCTTGTCACCGTTCCATCAATAGAAACATCTTGTAAATCAGCATCTTCAGAAAAATAAGTGAGCAATCTATCCCATGCGCCATTCGCACACCAACGTGAGTATCGCTTGAAGACGCTATTCCATTTGCCATGCTCTGGCGGCAGCGTCCGCCACTGCGCGCCGGTGCGCAGTATCCACAATGATGCGCCCATAAATCGCCTGCATTTATCGGGCGATCCGAGATGCACGCCCGTCAATTTAGTTAAGTGTGACAATATACGCACCCACTCACTATCGCTTATTTTGGTTCTGTCCATGCCAACCTAAAACGGCGGATTCTACCAAAACCGCGAAACGTCAACAGAACCTAGGAAGAGGGGAGATAAAAACAATTGGCCACAGAGTTCTCTGTGGCCAACTGTTTTTTACAGGATGAATGGAGCACCAACTACCGGATGTATCCATGCAGGTGCGCACAGCACACGCTACTATTCATGTCGTTGTGTAGAGCGTCATTTCAACGCAGCAACACACAGTGCAGTGAGCGCGCTGGGGTAGATGCCCAGGGCGAACACAGCAAGGCCGTTGGCGCTCATCACCACGCGCATATCCAAGGCGGGTTTGATCGGATTGGTGTCCTCGGGCTTGTCGAAGTACATCAATTTGACGATACGCAGATAGTAGTAAGCGCCAATCACGGAGAAGAGCACTGCCACCACCGCCAGCCAGGTCATATCAGCCCTGATAAGGGCCTGGAGCACGGCGAGTTTGGCCCAGAAACCCACGGAGACGGGGATGCCGGCCATAGAGATCATCAGGATCAGCATAATAAAGGCGAACCACGGGCTGCGTTGATTCAGCCCCTTGAAGTCCTCCAAACGGTCCGCCTCGAAACCGGCGCGGCTGAGCAGTATCACCATACCGAAGCCACCCAATCCCATCAAGGCATAGACGAGGATGTAAAACATCGAGGAGGAATAGCCGTTTTCCGTGCCGGCCAGTATACCCAGTAACAGGAATCCGACGTGGGCGATAGTGGAATAGGCAAGCATGCGTTTGATATTGCTCTGGGCAATGGCGATGATGTTGCCCGCCGCCATCGAGGCGATGGCGAGCATAATGAGCATGCCCTGCCACTGCATATGCAAATCACCCAAGCCCTCTACCAGTAGACGCATCACCATGGCGAACGCGGCGATCTTGGGGGCGGTACCAATATAGAGCGTCACGCTGGTGGGCGCGCCGTGATAGACATCCGGCACCCACATATGAAACGGCACCGCGCCCAGCTTGAAGGCGAGGCCCACCACCACAAACACCACGCCAAATGCCAGCACGATGTTTTTGTCATGGCTCTGCGCAAGATAGGCGCTCACCTCGGTGATATCGAGGCTGCCGGTCACACCATAGAACATCGACATACCATAGAGCAGCATGCCGGAGGCCAGCGAACCGAGCACAAAATACTTCATCGCTGCCTCGGTGGCGCCGATGGAATCCCGTTGCAAGGCGACCATCGCATAGAGCGACAACGACAGCAGCTCCAAACCGAGGTAGATAGTGAGAAAGCTGTGCGCGGAGACCATCACCATCATGCCCAGCACACCAAACAGCCCCAACACAAAATATTCGCCGGTAAAAAGCTGCCGTACACGCAAATATTCACGCGAGTACAAAAATACCACGGCGGTGACAAGATAGATAAAGACCTTGAGCACATCCCCCATGGTGTCGCTGATGAAACTGCCGCCGAATGTCATCTGCGTCTCGCCGGTATGCAGGCCAACCGTCAAAATCGCAGCGCCAACGAGGGTCGCTTGCGACATCAAGTAGGTGACGACACGGTTTCGCTCACCCACAAAGAGATCAGCCAGCAACACCACACAGGCCATGCACAGCACAAAGATCTCCGGCAGGGCCAGCGCAAAATTGGGCATCTCGAAATTCATATTAGACATCAATCTTCAATCCCAAGCTTCTTATCTTGATTTGTACTAAGTTGACCACCGAGACACAGAGTTTTTAATGAATTCAAAATTTCTCTGTGAACCCTGAGCCTCCGTGGCAAGAATCTTACAATTTTGAACTCACCGCCTGTTCAAGCAAATGACCGACCGACGAGTGCATCACCTCAACCAGAGGGGCGGGATAAACACCCAGCAGCAGAACCAACACGGCCAGTGTTCCCAGCACCAGAGCCTCACGGCCATTCAGATCCTGCAAAGCCGCGACGTTTTGGTTACCAACCGGGCCGAAGATGACACGCTTCACCATCCACAGGGTATAGGCCGCACCCAGCACCAGCGTGGTGCTGGCGAGCAGGGCTATCCAGAAGTTCGCCTTGAATGCAGAGAGGATCACCATGAACTCGCCGACAAATCCCGACGTACCCGGCAAACCGGCATTGGCCATGGCGAAAAATACCATCAACGTCGCAAATACCGGCATGGTATTGGCCACGCCGCCATAATCGCTGATATTACGGCTGTGCAGACGGTCATACATTACGCCCACGCACAAAAACATCGCGCCGGAGACAAAGCCATGCGAGACCATCTGCACCAGCGCGCCTTCCAGGCCCAACGCCGCCCCGGCGACGCTGTTCGTATTGTCGAAGATGCTGAACACCAGAAAGAATCCCAGCGTGACGAAGCCCATGTGTGAGATCGACGAATACGCGATCAGCTTCTTCATATCCTCCTGCACCAGCGCGACAAGCGCGATATAGACCACCGCGACCAGCGACATGGCAATCACCAGCCAATCCAGCTCATGACTGGCGTCGGGCACGATCGGCAGGATAAAGCGCACGAAACCATAGGCACCGAGCTTGAGCATGATGGCGGCAAGGATCACCGAACCGCCGGTGGGTGCTTCGACGTGCGCATCGGGCAACCAGGTATGCACCGGCCACATCGGCACTTTGACAGCAAAGGCGATGAGAAACGCAAAAAACAGCAGCACCTGGGCAGTCATGCCGATGCGCAGGTCGTGGAAGTCGAGGATCGAGAAACTGTCGGACTGAAAGTACAGGTACAGCACGGCAACCAGCAACAGCACCGAACCAAGGAAGGTATACAGAAAGAACTTGATCGCGGCATAGACGCGCCGTTGTCCACCCCAGATGCCGATAATCAGGAACATCGGCACCAGCATGAATTCCCAGAACACGTAGAACAGCACGGCGTCGAGGGCGGCAAACACGCCGATCATGAGTCCTTCCATGATCAAGAAGGCTGCCATGTATTGCGAAACTTTATTCTGGATGACCTCCCAGCTCGCAATGATCACCAGCACCGTGGTAAAACTGGTCAGCAGAATAAGCGGCATGGATATGCCGTCGATGCCCAGCGAGTAATTGATGTTAAAGGTAGCGACCCACGGCATCTGCTCGGCAAACTGCATCTGATACGTGCCATTGTCGAAGCCGGTATACAGCGGCAGGGACACCACAAAGGTGAGAATTGAAAATATCAGCGCCAGCCAGCGTACCAATACATCGTTTTTACCGGCGGCAAGCACCACCAGTCCGCCGATGATCGGCAGCCAGATAACCAGGCTCAGGAGTGGCAAATCAGAAAACATGCAAAACTATCCTGTTTTTTGTTCTTAATACACAAAGAAGGTCAGCAACACCACAAGACCAATGATCATAGCGAAGGCGTAGTGATACATATAGCCCGATTGGGCACGACGTATAACACCCGAGATCCAGCCGATGCCGTTTGCTGTGCCGTTCACCATCACACCGTCGATCAGCTTGATGTCGCCAAAGCGCCAGAAGAGACGCCCCACGCTACGCCCACCACCCGCAAATACAGCATCGTTGAAACTATCGAAACCATATTTTTTATCGAGGATGTTGTATATCCCGGAGAAGCGCTCCTTAAGGCTCTCGGCAATCTCGGGACGCTTCATATACAGGAACCAGGCCACGGTGACGCCGGCAGCGGATAGCCAAACCGCAGGGGCCATCAGGCCATGAATGATAAACTCAACCCAGCCATGATACTCACCACGCAACACCCCCAGCACATCATGCTCAGGCAACACAAAGATGGCACGGCCGAAGAAATCACCAAATTGGAGAGGACCTATTGCAATAGCACCTATCACTACCGAGGGGATCGCCAGCAGGATCAGTGGCACAGTCACCACCGCAGGGGATTCGTGCAAATGACTGCGCGTGTGCTCGTCCATGCGCTCCTTGCCGTGGAATACCAGGAAGAACATGCGGAAGGTATACAGGGCCGTGACAAACACGCCCAACAGAACGGCGAAATAGGCGAACCCGGCGCCCGGTACAGTCGAGATCTGAACCGCCTCAATAATGCTGTCCTTGGAAAAGAACCCGGAAAATCCGGGGAAACCGATCAAGGCCAGTGCGCCGATTAGCGATGTCCAATAAGTGATCGGCATGTATTTTTTCAGGCCACCCATTTTTGTGATGTCCTGTTCATGATGCATGGCGATAATCACCGAGCCTGCGGCCAGGAACAGCAACGCCTTGAAGAAGGCGTGGGTCATCAGGTGGAAAATACCTGTCGCATAGGCCGACGCACCCAGCGCCACGGTCATATAACCTAATTGGGAAAGCGTCGAATACGCCACAACGCGCTTGATATCGTTCTGCACAAGGCCGAGGAACCCCATAAACAGCGCCGTGATTGCGCCGATGACGATCACCACGCTCAGTGCGGTTTGCGACAATTCATACAACGGCGACATGCGCGCCACCATGAAAATACCGGCAGTCACCATGGTAGCGGCATGGATGAGGGCCGAAATCGGTGTCGGGCCTTCCATCGAATCCGGCAGCCACACATGCAACGGCACCTGCGCCGATTTACCCATGGCGCCGATGAACAGCAGGATGCAGATCATTGTTATCACGGACCATTGCTGATTCATGGCAACTTCGGCAGTGACATTCGCCATCGACGGAGCCGCGCTGAATACATCAGCATAATCCAGGGTATTGAAGTACATCAGCACTGCCGCGATGCCGAGCAGGAAACCCAGATCACCGACACGGTTGACCAGGAATGCCTTCAGGTTGGCATAAATCGCCGATTCTTTTTGATACCAGAAACCAATCAGCAGGTAAGACACCAGACCCACCGCTTCCCACCCGAAGAACAACTGCATAAAATTGTTGGCCATTACCAACATCAGCATGGAGAAGGTAAACAGCGAAATATAGCTGAAAAAACGCTGGTAACCGGGATCATCGCGCATATAGCCGACGGTGTAGATATGCACCATCAACGACACAAAGGTCACCACTACCATCATCAATGCGGTGAGCTGGTCGATCATGAAGCCGACTTCGAATTTGATTCCGTCGCTGACCAGCCAGGTATAGACCGCACCGTTATACGGATCCGCACCATCCAGGATGATCTGCTTGAAGACCACCAGCGACAATCCAAAGGAAATGGCAACCCCGATTATGGTTGTCCAATGCGCCCCGGCGCGGCCTATGACCTTGCCGAACAGGCCGGCGATAATCGCACCGAACAGTGGCGCCAAGACAACGGCAAGAGAAATATTCTGCATGATTCTGGCGTCCCTATCCCTTTAAGGTATCAAGATCTTCGACATTAATGGTGCGCTTATTGCGGAACAGCACGACCAGAATCGCCAAGCCGATGGCTGCCTCGGCGGCAGCAACCGTGAGTATGAAAAAGACAAATACCTGCCCAGCGCTATCGCCAAGATAGTGGGAAAAGGCGATGAAATTCATATTCACTGCCAGCAGCATGAGCTCAATCGCCATGAGCAGGATGATAACGTTCTTGCGATTGAGGAATATCCCTGCCAGGCTGACGCTGAACAATACAGCCCCCAGAATTAGAAAATCCGATAACGCGATCATTGCGTCCCCACCCTTTGTAATCTTTTATTGTAAATCTCAAGAGCCTGCTCAACCCAGTAAAGCAGTTCAAC harbors:
- a CDS encoding IS5 family transposase, whose protein sequence is MDRTKISDSEWVRILSHLTKLTGVHLGSPDKCRRFMGASLWILRTGAQWRTLPPEHGKWNSVFKRYSRWCANGAWDRLLTYFSEDADLQDVSIDGTVTRAHACAAVAAGSSAEKEALGRSKGGFSCKIHAACDALGMPIEFILTGGQTAECTVAIPLLEGIQTSALLADKGYDTNELRAWLKARGIEVVIPPKSNRKEKIDCDYWLYKERHAVECMFGKLKHYRRIATRYEKKAVNYMGMLSFAAVLLWLR
- a CDS encoding NADH-quinone oxidoreductase subunit M encodes the protein MFSDLPLLSLVIWLPIIGGLVVLAAGKNDVLVRWLALIFSILTFVVSLPLYTGFDNGTYQMQFAEQMPWVATFNINYSLGIDGISMPLILLTSFTTVLVIIASWEVIQNKVSQYMAAFLIMEGLMIGVFAALDAVLFYVFWEFMLVPMFLIIGIWGGQRRVYAAIKFFLYTFLGSVLLLVAVLYLYFQSDSFSILDFHDLRIGMTAQVLLFFAFLIAFAVKVPMWPVHTWLPDAHVEAPTGGSVILAAIMLKLGAYGFVRFILPIVPDASHELDWLVIAMSLVAVVYIALVALVQEDMKKLIAYSSISHMGFVTLGFFLVFSIFDNTNSVAGAALGLEGALVQMVSHGFVSGAMFLCVGVMYDRLHSRNISDYGGVANTMPVFATLMVFFAMANAGLPGTSGFVGEFMVILSAFKANFWIALLASTTLVLGAAYTLWMVKRVIFGPVGNQNVAALQDLNGREALVLGTLAVLVLLLGVYPAPLVEVMHSSVGHLLEQAVSSKL
- the nuoK gene encoding NADH-quinone oxidoreductase subunit NuoK, producing the protein MIALSDFLILGAVLFSVSLAGIFLNRKNVIILLMAIELMLLAVNMNFIAFSHYLGDSAGQVFVFFILTVAAAEAAIGLAILVVLFRNKRTINVEDLDTLKG
- the nuoN gene encoding NADH-quinone oxidoreductase subunit NuoN, which codes for MNFEMPNFALALPEIFVLCMACVVLLADLFVGERNRVVTYLMSQATLVGAAILTVGLHTGETQMTFGGSFISDTMGDVLKVFIYLVTAVVFLYSREYLRVRQLFTGEYFVLGLFGVLGMMVMVSAHSFLTIYLGLELLSLSLYAMVALQRDSIGATEAAMKYFVLGSLASGMLLYGMSMFYGVTGSLDITEVSAYLAQSHDKNIVLAFGVVFVVVGLAFKLGAVPFHMWVPDVYHGAPTSVTLYIGTAPKIAAFAMVMRLLVEGLGDLHMQWQGMLIMLAIASMAAGNIIAIAQSNIKRMLAYSTIAHVGFLLLGILAGTENGYSSSMFYILVYALMGLGGFGMVILLSRAGFEADRLEDFKGLNQRSPWFAFIMLILMISMAGIPVSVGFWAKLAVLQALIRADMTWLAVVAVLFSVIGAYYYLRIVKLMYFDKPEDTNPIKPALDMRVVMSANGLAVFALGIYPSALTALCVAALK
- the nuoL gene encoding NADH-quinone oxidoreductase subunit L, translated to MQNISLAVVLAPLFGAIIAGLFGKVIGRAGAHWTTIIGVAISFGLSLVVFKQIILDGADPYNGAVYTWLVSDGIKFEVGFMIDQLTALMMVVVTFVSLMVHIYTVGYMRDDPGYQRFFSYISLFTFSMLMLVMANNFMQLFFGWEAVGLVSYLLIGFWYQKESAIYANLKAFLVNRVGDLGFLLGIAAVLMYFNTLDYADVFSAAPSMANVTAEVAMNQQWSVITMICILLFIGAMGKSAQVPLHVWLPDSMEGPTPISALIHAATMVTAGIFMVARMSPLYELSQTALSVVIVIGAITALFMGFLGLVQNDIKRVVAYSTLSQLGYMTVALGASAYATGIFHLMTHAFFKALLFLAAGSVIIAMHHEQDITKMGGLKKYMPITYWTSLIGALALIGFPGFSGFFSKDSIIEAVQISTVPGAGFAYFAVLLGVFVTALYTFRMFFLVFHGKERMDEHTRSHLHESPAVVTVPLILLAIPSVVIGAIAIGPLQFGDFFGRAIFVLPEHDVLGVLRGEYHGWVEFIIHGLMAPAVWLSAAGVTVAWFLYMKRPEIAESLKERFSGIYNILDKKYGFDSFNDAVFAGGGRSVGRLFWRFGDIKLIDGVMVNGTANGIGWISGVIRRAQSGYMYHYAFAMIIGLVVLLTFFVY